In Scomber japonicus isolate fScoJap1 chromosome 19, fScoJap1.pri, whole genome shotgun sequence, a single genomic region encodes these proteins:
- the nrarpa gene encoding notch-regulated ankyrin repeat-containing protein A produces MSQADVSTCSAPQRVFQEAVKKGNTKELHSLLQNMTNCEFNVNSFGPEGQTALHQSVIDGNLELVKLLVKFGADIRLANREGWSALHIAAFGGHQDIVLYLITKAKYSSGAR; encoded by the coding sequence ATGAGCCAGGCGGATGTGTCGACTTGCTCTGCGCCGCAGAGGGTTTTCCAGGAGGCGGTGAAGAAGGGCAACACCAAGGAGCTGCACTCGTTGTTGCAGAACATGACAAACTGCGAGTTCAACGTCAACTCCTTTGGGCCAGAAGGACAGACGGCCCTCCACCAGTCCGTCATTGACGGAAACTTGGAGCTGGTAAAACTGCTGGTGAAGTTTGGTGCAGATATCCGGCTGGCCAACAGGGAAGGGTGGAGCGCTTTACACATCGCCGCCTTCGGGGGCCACCAAGACATTGTGCTATACCTCATCACCAAGGCCAAGTACTCCTCTGGCGCCCGGTGA